Genomic window (Syngnathoides biaculeatus isolate LvHL_M chromosome 6, ASM1980259v1, whole genome shotgun sequence):
acGTGTATTACATTGCTAATGTATATACATCATACAATAAACAGAGTTGgtgttgatttttaaaaaaataagaaatgacAACTGAATGAAACAGCTTATATTTTTAACTGTGAATATTACAGATCATAAAGTTATCCCAATGAAAACGAAAAAACTATTGTGTGCACTTTTTTCAGGTCTGTCGGGTTGCAGCAGGTCTGGGAACTCCCTTTTTGCTGCAAGATATTGAGTTTATAACATCTGATCATCCAAGCATCCATTATTTTTTCCTGTGAAGTTTCTCACCTTCCCTCCTGTTTCTTAACAGGAATAACCAGTTTAAACTCAGGTGGGAGCTCATCCTCCGTATACTGCTTATCTGTGAAATATACCCTCCTGATGCGACAATTAGCatgaatctgaaaaaaaatagaaaaatagatTGGACAAATTAGGACTATAGATTCGTTGTAAATGTTCAGGTTTACTGTCATGTGTCCTTTTGAAGCATACATTAAAGTGAATTTCTCATTTTGACCCATCAGAGTGAATCCCAAAAGGCACCTcagctgtgggaaaaaaaggaaagatttGATGGGCAGGGAGTGCAACATGAGGGAAGTTCAACCCAGGACACTTTATGTTTCACAAGTCACACAAGCTGACATAAAGTACATTTGTTCATATTTCTCGGGAGGCACCATTAGGATAAAACAGTGCTCTTGAATTTAACCAAATAATTCTTAAAATATAGGACCCTACACTGGCCCATTCAAAAAATTAGCAGACCTCCCTTGATCTAGGGCAGTTGTTCTCaacctttttacaccaagtaccagctAAAAAAGTACCACCATAAGACAGCATTAAAACACAGTAGTGTAGGccagtttgttaaaaaaagacgGAAGTTTTATTCCTTAAAATTACTGATTATAAGCAACTGCCCATTATTGAGTATAAATAACTGTGCTAAAATATTGAAACTTTGACTGATACTTAAATGATGATTCCTTTAAAAGTGTATATCCAAGTTAAAATAAATCAGtatctaaataaaaacaaaccattcttgAAGGTTAAATCCAACTGGATGTATTTAAACTACCGGACAATGAGAGCTCACGTACTACTGGTTGCACTAGTACATCACCtgatctactttttttttttttaactacccaGCACTGAGATTGTTCAATTGatcaataaaaatgtgtaattataATTGTGTGGTATTAGATTAAGCTGAGTGTCTATTGTTGTGATAgatcatattttttcaatttatgcAAAGATCCAGGTAATTCCAAAGGTATAATAGacttttttcctctgtccaCACTTGTTCTTAAAGGACCAACCTCAAGAAGTGGTCTTGAAAAACACCTCGTGTCAAtatttgtgttgcattttgtttttatattgtacAACTGTCAACCATACATTAAAGATTTATACACTTGTTTGAACATTAAGGATATGTTTAATGTGAATCACAGAGCAGTGGAGCagttgtagagcgttggcctcacagttctgaggaccagagttcaaatcccagccccgcctgtatggagtttgcatgttcttcccgtgcctgcgtgggttttctccaggcgcttcAGTTTCATTACAAAGACATgtattaagtggacactctaaattgtccctaggtttgattgttagtgcgactgttgtctgtctccatgtgccctccaattggctggcaaccagttcagcgtgtacccagtctcctacccgatgacaactggaataggctccaccactcccgcgaccctcatgagaataagtgcctcagaaaatggatggatgaatggatttttaatATGACCAGTGGTTCATAGTTTTTTGATCGTATGGCGTTTGTATCAAGTTAAAACATTAGTACAATGGACACAGTTCAACCCactttggattatttttgtttctatcACATTCCGTAGGGAGCATTTAGTGTTCACTTTCTTCTGTTGTCCGTGCAAAAACATACCTGCACACGCTGTGTCTCTACATAACTGGTTCCATAGGCCCTCCTGGTGATGTCTGCCAAATTGAATTGAAACTGGTTCCAGCGGTCATCAACACTAATTGGCATCGTGCACATAAATGAATTCACTTGCGTCTTGCTATGTTGATTACTTGCCCGAAACCTCCGACGTAAATTCTGATCATCTAACACCTGAAAGTGGAAAAGGAAGTGATGGAGATCATGAATAGCAATGATTAGTGTATATATAAACTCACCTCCAATGaatttgggatgttgtgttaaaaacaaaaacagaatacaatgatttgcgcATCATACTgacctatattttattgaatacattacaaaggcaagatatttaatgttcaaaattatgctgtttttagcaaataatcaactTGGAATTTGATGGCTGcagcctacaaaaaaaaagctgggacagtgtcatgtttaccactgtgttacatcatcttttgttttaacTATATTCAATATATGTTTGGAAACAAAGCACACACATTGTTGAAGTTTTGAAGGTGGAATTCTTTTCCATTCTTGATCGATGTCCACCTTCAGAtgttcaacagtccagggtctccgttgttgtattttacacttcaaatgtgccacacattttcaatgggtgGCAGGTCTGTagtgcaggcaggccagtctagtactaGGACTCCTTTACCACAAAGCCACGGTGTTGTAACACGTACAGAATAGGGTTTGGCAccgtcttgctgaaataagcagatGCGTccaagatgttgcttggatggcagcatatgtttctccaaaatgtgtttatacctttcagcattattgGTGTCTT
Coding sequences:
- the LOC133502567 gene encoding cilia- and flagella-associated protein 20-like isoform X1, coding for MFRSTFQGGFLSILYSIGSKPLQIWDIKVKNGHIKRVTDNDINSLVLEVEGSNISTNYITCPADPRQTLGIKMPFLVMIVKKTRKYFSFEVQVLDDQNLRRRFRASNQHSKTQVNSFMCTMPISVDDRWNQFQFNLADITRRAYGTSYVETQRVQIHANCRIRRVYFTDKQYTEDELPPEFKLVIPVKKQEGSKKGVPRPAATRQT
- the LOC133502567 gene encoding cilia- and flagella-associated protein 20-like isoform X3; this encodes MDFTVKNGHIKRVTDNDINSLVLEVEGSNISTNYITCPADPRQTLGIKMPFLVMIVKKTRKYFSFEVQVLDDQNLRRRFRASNQHSKTQVNSFMCTMPISVDDRWNQFQFNLADITRRAYGTSYVETQRVQIHANCRIRRVYFTDKQYTEDELPPEFKLVIPVKKQEGSKKGVPRPAATRQT
- the LOC133502567 gene encoding cilia- and flagella-associated protein 20-like isoform X2 produces the protein MFRSTFQGGFLSILYSIGSKPLQIWDIKVKNGHIKRVTDNDINSLVLEVEGSNISTNYITCPADPRQTLGIKMPFLVMIVKKTRKYFSFEVQVLDDQNLRRRFRASNQHSKTQVNSFMCTMPISVDDRWNQFQFNLADITRRAYGTSYVETQRVQIHANCRIRRVYFTDKQYTEDELPPEFKLVIPVKKQEGR